The Esox lucius isolate fEsoLuc1 chromosome 5, fEsoLuc1.pri, whole genome shotgun sequence genome includes a region encoding these proteins:
- the LOC114839301 gene encoding tripartite motif-containing protein 16-like: MVEAVSSISCSICLDLLKDPVTIPCGHSYCMGCIKACLDQEDDKGIYSCPQCRQTFIPRPVLNRNTMFSELVENLKKTRLQAAPPDHYYAGPGDVECDSCTGRKLKAVKSCLVCLASFCEAHLQPHYESPAFKKHKLVQASKQLQEKICSHHDKLLEVYCCTDQQCICYLCMLDEHKGHDTVSAAAERTEKQRQFGEKYLESQKRIGEREKKIQELRQTVDTLKHSAQAAVEDSERIFTELICYIKKRRSELKKVIRAQEKTEVSRAEGLLEQLEQQVAELRRRDVELKQLSHTEDHIHFLQSFQSLCASHGSEVLPSITVYPHISFEHVKKSVSELKDQIQDVCKKEVDRISGEVQIGPPAEAKTREDFLTYSCQLTLDPNTANQILCLSEGNRKVTRSDKVQSYPDHPDRFTSINQVLCREHLSGVCYWEVEWSGGGVGVVVSYKEISRKGTGDECWFGHNDQSWMLFCSTSSGGFYHNNTSTDIHVPCSSRVGVYLDHRAGTLSFYSVSDTMTLLHRVQTTFTQPLYSGFWVNGTSVKILTPIQ; this comes from the exons ATGGTGGAGGCTGTGAGCTCAATCAGTTGTTCAATCTGTTTAGATCTACTGAAGGATCCAGTAACTATTCCCTGTGGACACAGTTACTGTATGGGCTGTATTAAAGCCTGCTTGGATCAGGAAGATGACAAGGGAATCTACAGCTGCCCCCAGTGCAGACAGACCTTCATACCAAGACCTGTTCTAAACAGGAACACCATGTTTTCTGAATTGGTGGAGAATCTGAAGAAGACAAGACTCCAAGCTGCTCCTCCTGATCATTATTATGCTGGACCTGGAGATGTGGAGTGTGATTCCTGCACTGGGAGAAAACTCAAAGCTGTCAAGTCCTGTCTGGTGTGTTTGGCCTCTTTCTGTGAGGCTCACCTCCAGCCTCACTATGAATCTCCTGCCTTTAAAAAGCACAAGTTGGTCCAAGCCTCCAAACAACTACAGGAGAAGATCTGTTCTCATCATGACAAACTACTGGAGGTTTACTGTTGTACTGATCAGCAGTGCATCTGTTATCTTTGTATGTTGGATGAACATAAAGGACATGATACAGTCTCAGCTGCAGCAGAAAGGACTGAGAAACAA AGACAGtttggggagaagtatttggaATCCCAGAAGAgaattggggagagagagaagaagattcAGGAGTTGAGACAGACTGTGGACACTCTGAAG CACTCTGCACAGGCAGCAGTGGAGGACAGTGAGAGGATCTTTACTGAGCTGATCTGCTACATTAAGAAAAGACGCTCTGAGTTGAAGAAGGTGATCAGAGCTCAGGAGAAGACTGAAGTGAGTCGGGCTGAAGGACTCTTGGAACAACTGGAGCAGCAGGTTGCTgagctgaggaggagagatgttgaGTTGAAgcagctctcacacacagaggatcacaTCCATTTCCTCCAG agtttccagtctctctgtgcctctcaTGGATCTGAGGTCTTACCCAGTATCACTGTCTATCCACACATCTCCTTTGAGCATGTAAAGAAATCAGTCTCTGAACTGAAAGATCAAATACAGGATGTATGTAAAAAGGAAGTGGACAGGATATCTGGGGAAG TTCAGATTGGACCACCTGCTgaggccaagaccagagaggatTTCTTAACAT ATTCCTGCCAGCTGACATTGGATCCCAATACAGCAAATCAgatcctgtgtctgtctgaggggaacagaaaggtgacacgGAGTGATAAGGTCCAGTCCTATCCTGACCATCCTGACAGATTTACCTCCATAaaccaggtgttgtgtagagagcatctgtctggagtctgttactgggaggtagagtggagtgggggaggggttggTGTAGTAGTCTCATATAAAGAGATCAGCAGGAAAGGAACTGGTGATGAGTGTTGGTTTGGTCATAATGATCAGTCCTGGATGTTATTCTGCTCTACATCCAGCGGCGGTTTCTACCACAATAATACCAGTACTGATATCCATGTTCCCTGCTCctccagagtaggagtgtatctggaccacagggcaggaactctgtccttctacagtgtctctgacacaatgaccctCCTCCATAGAGTCCAGACCACATTCACTCAGCCACTCTATTCTGGGTTCTGGGTTAATGGAACGTCTGTGAAGATACTGACACCTATTCAGTGA